A DNA window from Roseovarius sp. Pro17 contains the following coding sequences:
- a CDS encoding beta-ketoacyl synthase N-terminal-like domain-containing protein, producing the protein MRRVVVTGLGIVSSIGNSADEVLASLKAGRSGITANEEMAEHGFRSRVAGAIDLDVAEHVDKRTLRFMGPGAAYAHIAMEQAIADAGLEPSDVVNPMTGLIAGSGGPSTSAMLIAHQTVLKTGATKRIGPFAVPKCMSSTVSANLATAHQIKGMNFSITSACSTSLHCIGMAAQQIAIGNQDVMFGGGGEELDWTLSCLFDAMGAMSSKYNDTPEKASRAFDAGRDGFVISGGGAMLVLESLDHAQARGAKIYAEVTGFAATSDGADMVAPSGEGGERAMRGALRTLGEDRKVSYINAHGTSTPVGDVGEVEAVRRVFGQGSTPPISSTKSMTGHSQGATGAQEAIYCLLALEHDFIIPSINVENLDPALDPAEVATARVDNANLDTVMTNSFGFGGTNGSMLLSKFHG; encoded by the coding sequence ATGCGCCGCGTCGTGGTTACAGGGCTGGGGATCGTTTCATCCATTGGCAACAGTGCGGATGAGGTGCTGGCATCGCTAAAAGCAGGGCGATCCGGCATCACCGCGAACGAGGAAATGGCCGAGCATGGCTTTCGCAGCCGCGTGGCCGGGGCGATTGACCTGGACGTAGCTGAGCATGTGGACAAGCGCACGCTGCGCTTTATGGGCCCAGGCGCCGCCTACGCACATATCGCGATGGAGCAGGCCATTGCCGATGCCGGGCTGGAGCCATCAGACGTGGTGAACCCCATGACCGGCCTTATTGCTGGATCTGGCGGCCCGTCGACCAGCGCGATGCTGATCGCGCATCAGACTGTGCTAAAGACCGGCGCGACCAAGCGGATCGGGCCGTTCGCCGTACCCAAATGCATGTCGTCCACGGTCAGCGCGAACCTCGCTACCGCGCACCAGATCAAGGGCATGAACTTCTCGATTACCTCGGCCTGCTCGACCTCGCTGCATTGCATCGGTATGGCGGCGCAGCAGATTGCGATAGGCAATCAAGACGTGATGTTTGGCGGCGGCGGCGAAGAGTTGGACTGGACACTGTCCTGCCTATTCGATGCGATGGGCGCGATGTCGTCGAAATATAACGACACGCCTGAGAAAGCCTCGCGTGCATTTGACGCGGGCCGGGACGGGTTTGTCATTTCGGGCGGCGGCGCCATGCTGGTGCTGGAATCGCTGGACCATGCGCAGGCACGCGGCGCGAAGATCTACGCCGAAGTTACTGGTTTTGCTGCTACATCCGACGGCGCCGATATGGTCGCGCCCTCGGGTGAGGGTGGCGAGCGGGCGATGCGCGGCGCGCTGCGCACGCTGGGCGAGGACCGCAAGGTTAGCTATATCAATGCGCACGGCACCTCGACGCCGGTGGGCGACGTCGGCGAGGTCGAGGCAGTGCGCCGCGTCTTTGGCCAAGGGTCCACACCACCGATCAGCTCGACCAAGTCGATGACCGGCCACAGCCAGGGCGCGACCGGCGCACAGGAGGCGATCTATTGCCTGCTGGCACTTGAACATGACTTTATAATCCCTTCGATTAACGTTGAAAACCTCGATCCGGCGCTCGATCCGGCCGAGGTGGCGACGGCGCGCGTCGATAACGCAAACCTCGATACGGTGATGACGAATTCCTTTGGCTTCGGCGGCACCAACGGCTCGATGCTGCTCAGCAAATTTCACGGATAG
- a CDS encoding TniQ family protein — MPLPLLIDHITGETPVSFLSRLALRNGLNARELAYDLGLSIRSVVDGEPSSIALLAQYGDADPKALSAASYQRLDIRNYIRNGLSLPRHAVKSPEVRACIGCLREDALRMGRLTQIGMALRADWQIRFLKTCPIHNLPLVTLWADRNADTRFDCATRMGSVVIPIKVGDLDPESREHSEFEAWVVTRLNNRESSLWFDQHDFYAAAVFCEFVGRAVMLDWFPRADRMDDTRWHEAGKIGFDVCQRGIDFVKGMLVEIQKRRGSPQDGPNARFGPLHDRFSRDMNGPEFEPFRSILREHILETWPLGPGDTVLGVPVETRRLHSVRTASNETGIGTTRLRKALAAAGLVEPKGTRTSDVWEVFDAERASPVLATIVRAMGPSQTHEHFNFPRDQFDLMEAAGYFAPVQSGEGTWPAYEPSEIQSFIAQLLRRATPMRQAPPGCSDIPTAARKLNCSARDIVQLLCGGHLNRVGKHATKSGYLGIIVDIKELRPLIQKDVVAGHTLAQIGDEVGLRLSHVKALVDAGLLITVLGKNPVKKVPQLYVTDTALSEFNNTYVGLKSISLGLGRSRAATTKILIAAKVFPLGGATRPYGPIYRRATVVERFLAPWPAVSEWTGSVSFLLPD; from the coding sequence ATGCCACTCCCTTTGCTTATTGATCACATTACCGGCGAAACGCCCGTCTCGTTTCTGTCACGGCTTGCTCTGCGTAACGGATTGAACGCGCGCGAGCTCGCTTACGATCTCGGACTGTCCATTCGATCGGTTGTTGATGGTGAACCGTCTTCAATCGCCCTGCTCGCGCAATACGGTGACGCCGACCCAAAAGCTCTTTCCGCTGCGAGTTACCAAAGGCTGGATATTCGCAACTATATCAGAAACGGGTTATCCCTCCCTCGGCACGCAGTAAAATCTCCAGAGGTTCGAGCCTGTATCGGTTGTCTGCGCGAGGATGCGCTTAGAATGGGTAGGCTCACACAAATCGGAATGGCGCTACGGGCAGACTGGCAGATTCGATTTTTGAAAACCTGCCCTATCCATAACTTGCCGCTAGTGACACTTTGGGCAGACCGCAATGCTGACACTCGCTTTGATTGTGCCACCCGTATGGGAAGTGTGGTCATACCCATCAAGGTCGGCGACCTTGATCCAGAGTCACGCGAACATTCCGAATTTGAAGCATGGGTTGTCACCCGCTTAAACAATCGGGAAAGTTCCCTCTGGTTCGACCAACATGACTTCTACGCCGCTGCAGTATTTTGCGAGTTTGTTGGTCGCGCTGTTATGCTAGATTGGTTCCCGCGCGCAGATCGCATGGACGACACGCGATGGCATGAAGCAGGAAAGATTGGTTTCGATGTTTGCCAACGCGGTATCGACTTTGTGAAGGGCATGTTGGTCGAGATTCAGAAACGCCGCGGAAGCCCCCAAGATGGACCGAACGCGCGCTTTGGGCCTCTGCACGACCGATTTTCCCGGGATATGAACGGTCCTGAGTTTGAACCTTTCCGAAGCATACTTCGCGAACATATCTTAGAGACGTGGCCCCTCGGGCCTGGTGACACAGTGCTCGGTGTTCCAGTGGAGACAAGGCGTCTTCATTCGGTTCGCACTGCTTCAAATGAAACTGGTATTGGCACGACACGTCTCCGGAAGGCTCTCGCTGCTGCCGGACTCGTGGAGCCGAAGGGAACGAGAACGTCGGATGTTTGGGAGGTCTTCGATGCCGAGCGTGCATCCCCAGTTCTGGCAACCATTGTCCGTGCAATGGGGCCAAGCCAGACGCACGAGCATTTCAATTTTCCAAGAGATCAATTCGACTTGATGGAAGCCGCCGGATACTTCGCCCCCGTTCAATCTGGTGAAGGCACATGGCCAGCTTACGAACCGTCCGAAATCCAGTCATTTATCGCACAACTCCTTAGAAGAGCAACACCGATGCGACAGGCCCCACCAGGGTGCTCCGACATTCCGACCGCAGCCCGTAAGTTGAATTGCTCGGCGCGCGACATTGTTCAGCTTCTATGCGGTGGACACCTCAATCGTGTGGGCAAGCACGCGACAAAATCAGGTTATCTCGGTATTATTGTGGATATAAAAGAACTCCGACCGCTAATCCAGAAAGATGTCGTCGCCGGACACACCCTTGCGCAGATTGGAGATGAGGTTGGATTACGCCTTTCGCATGTCAAAGCGTTGGTTGATGCAGGACTACTCATAACCGTTCTTGGAAAAAATCCGGTTAAGAAAGTGCCTCAGCTCTATGTCACAGATACGGCCCTTTCTGAATTCAACAACACCTATGTGGGCCTCAAAAGCATATCTCTCGGCTTAGGCAGAAGCAGGGCGGCCACAACGAAGATCCTGATTGCTGCGAAAGTGTTTCCTCTCGGAGGAGCCACTCGGCCTTATGGGCCGATTTATCGACGTGCCACTGTTGTCGAGCGGTTCTTGGCACCATGGCCGGCAGTCAGCGAATGGACAGGTAGTGTTTCATTTTTGCTGCCAGACTGA
- a CDS encoding TniB family NTP-binding protein, whose amino-acid sequence MTRAQKITIENIRVAASAAATLSKRFVKTQQQSDILNKLLLLHEERNCLVSLKALRKIDGLALVAPTGAGKTRTLEWVFAELDRLSVGTGPGGPNPVKIASVRVRTPATLRTAAEAVMDEIGYPTTTRNMTDATLSVLWEKVHYQLKAQKVTVLHFDEAQDIWGNANKPQRKAVINTLKSLSQNKEWPVILVLSGTEELKEMLNQDQQLGRRIKPTELRPISKATDAKVIRTVIKSFTTEVDLEGFIENDSKFIDRFFVACCNRLGIAIDLIIGAIQQAKLTEDPALLDHHFARTFTHLAECDDAMNPFLSEDWHNIDASVLFAQPDEMQDETLVTQKSPRLGKAR is encoded by the coding sequence ATGACACGAGCACAAAAGATCACCATCGAAAACATCAGAGTGGCGGCGTCTGCGGCGGCCACCCTCTCGAAACGATTTGTGAAGACCCAACAGCAGTCAGACATCCTCAACAAGCTCCTTCTCCTCCATGAAGAAAGGAATTGCCTAGTATCTCTAAAAGCGCTGCGAAAGATAGATGGTCTTGCACTTGTCGCACCGACAGGTGCCGGGAAAACCCGGACCTTGGAATGGGTGTTCGCCGAACTCGATCGACTCTCCGTTGGCACAGGCCCCGGTGGGCCCAACCCTGTAAAGATCGCGTCCGTTCGGGTCCGCACTCCTGCCACGCTCCGAACAGCCGCCGAGGCTGTGATGGATGAAATCGGTTATCCAACGACAACCAGGAATATGACCGACGCCACCCTGTCCGTGCTATGGGAGAAGGTTCACTATCAACTGAAAGCTCAGAAGGTTACTGTCCTGCATTTCGACGAGGCCCAGGATATCTGGGGCAACGCAAACAAGCCTCAACGCAAGGCCGTCATCAATACCTTGAAGTCCTTGTCACAGAACAAGGAATGGCCGGTCATCTTGGTGCTCTCGGGCACCGAGGAATTGAAGGAAATGCTCAATCAGGATCAGCAGCTCGGCCGCCGGATCAAACCGACCGAACTGCGACCCATCTCCAAGGCTACAGATGCGAAAGTGATCCGGACAGTGATCAAGAGCTTCACAACCGAGGTCGACCTGGAGGGCTTCATCGAAAACGATTCCAAGTTCATCGATCGTTTCTTCGTCGCCTGTTGCAACCGCCTCGGGATCGCGATCGACCTCATCATTGGTGCCATCCAACAGGCCAAATTGACCGAAGACCCTGCGCTTCTGGATCACCATTTCGCGCGAACCTTCACCCACCTTGCTGAATGCGACGACGCTATGAATCCTTTCCTGTCGGAGGATTGGCACAACATCGATGCATCTGTTCTTTTCGCGCAACCTGATGAGATGCAAGATGAAACACTGGTCACTCAGAAGAGTCCGCGCTTGGGAAAGGCAAGGTAG
- a CDS encoding AAA family ATPase — protein sequence MVKVTSTRVRVLSPSLIVPRLEEIERDFMAAWVRMKQNLRPDFAKAEFSYQSEKKAKMLAANAHQRRLTEAGLSALAKDPLAQITGLARSGAMLAGPATAHDVHKLAADLHVESPWMRDVSTWLMTQMLSRVAKGESGLALPPVILAGPPGVGKSHYARRLAELATVPSRLIDVGSGTAGFRITGTERGWSSAQAGIPVETVLSTRVANPVLIVDEVDKAGTIHSVSGKPSSLTTAMLPLLDPGTSCRFECPFFRVPIDMSHAVWIMTANDPDRIPAPLRDRARVFHLSALTPNDAVAHFERLTLGTEDQHECDQCKVFIERMAKTPKGISLRQIGQLVDALKAPIAPSGH from the coding sequence ATGGTTAAGGTCACCTCCACTCGTGTTCGGGTTTTATCACCCAGCCTGATCGTGCCTCGTCTCGAGGAAATTGAGCGCGATTTCATGGCTGCTTGGGTTCGCATGAAGCAGAACCTTCGGCCCGATTTTGCTAAGGCCGAATTCAGCTACCAGAGCGAAAAGAAGGCAAAGATGTTGGCGGCCAACGCACATCAGCGTCGGCTGACAGAGGCGGGACTCAGTGCGTTGGCGAAAGACCCGCTTGCGCAGATAACCGGTCTTGCTCGATCAGGTGCCATGTTGGCGGGTCCGGCGACCGCACACGACGTGCATAAACTGGCCGCTGATCTGCACGTCGAATCTCCTTGGATGCGGGATGTATCGACGTGGCTCATGACGCAGATGCTTTCGCGGGTCGCTAAAGGCGAAAGTGGCCTTGCTCTGCCGCCGGTGATACTCGCTGGTCCCCCAGGCGTGGGAAAATCACACTATGCTCGGCGGCTTGCAGAACTGGCCACAGTTCCGTCTCGGCTAATTGATGTGGGATCCGGAACTGCTGGTTTCAGGATCACAGGCACCGAGCGCGGGTGGTCCAGCGCGCAAGCAGGTATTCCAGTGGAGACCGTCCTATCGACACGTGTTGCGAACCCGGTTCTGATTGTCGACGAGGTGGACAAAGCCGGCACGATACACAGCGTCAGTGGAAAACCATCCAGTCTGACCACCGCAATGCTTCCTTTGCTTGATCCCGGCACGTCGTGCCGTTTTGAGTGTCCGTTTTTCAGAGTCCCCATAGACATGTCGCATGCGGTATGGATCATGACAGCCAATGATCCGGATCGCATCCCCGCTCCGCTGCGGGATCGGGCACGTGTCTTTCATCTATCAGCGCTTACACCGAACGATGCTGTCGCCCATTTCGAGCGGCTGACTCTGGGCACCGAGGATCAACATGAGTGCGATCAGTGCAAAGTGTTCATTGAGCGCATGGCCAAGACGCCGAAAGGGATCAGCCTTCGTCAAATTGGACAGCTGGTGGATGCACTGAAAGCACCGATAGCACCCTCCGGTCATTAA
- the fabA gene encoding bifunctional 3-hydroxydecanoyl-ACP dehydratase/trans-2-decenoyl-ACP isomerase, translated as MADYPTHFAKEDLLKCARGELFGPGNAQLPEPPMLMMDRITDVSSDGGAHGKGHITAEFDITPDLWFFDCHFPGNPIMPGCLGLDGLWQLTGFNLGWRGWQGRGYALGVGEVKLTGMVRPDRKMLTYHVDFTKAVQSRRLTMGVADGRVEADGEVIYLVKDMKVALSES; from the coding sequence ATGGCCGACTATCCGACGCACTTCGCAAAAGAAGACCTGCTGAAATGCGCCCGTGGCGAGCTTTTTGGCCCCGGAAACGCCCAGTTGCCCGAGCCGCCGATGCTGATGATGGATCGGATCACGGATGTCTCCTCCGATGGCGGAGCGCATGGCAAAGGCCACATCACTGCCGAATTCGATATCACGCCCGACCTGTGGTTCTTTGACTGCCATTTTCCGGGCAACCCGATCATGCCCGGCTGTCTTGGCCTTGATGGCCTTTGGCAACTGACCGGCTTTAACCTTGGCTGGCGCGGCTGGCAGGGGCGCGGTTATGCGCTGGGCGTGGGCGAGGTCAAACTGACCGGCATGGTGCGCCCAGACCGCAAGATGCTGACCTATCACGTCGATTTCACCAAGGCCGTGCAGAGCCGCCGCCTGACGATGGGCGTGGCCGATGGCCGGGTCGAAGCGGATGGTGAGGTGATCTACCTCGTCAAGGACATGAAGGTCGCGCTAAGCGAAAGCTGA
- a CDS encoding restriction endonuclease subunit S, with protein MEMPSEIDISSFEGLTRLFRFAVGLRENDTGHASLAHLESRFGLAPYVPAFRGALEDFARQLDGLEHSQRFKTVCDLIFDALPDAEKLDDELASALLEICSDAGVVRFSFSSAILPCLLHAQKTQQFQQKAGADCEVRYAGVGLDKELMAFASLFLDLGIYTESNPPWDPDTVFDNGEPNFETPDLEIAFPPADFRSDSASHLDASVRASQLPRAVDRGKYDLESVMLAYLCEAEGAALVFTSMNFLSSPKQSRLLARQHLLDLSRVSQVTELTVNERCHCAIDLSKAGYPNENIRMVVTNILEHIIRPPLSRGPFRPKLAMISVDDIRSAGDVLKPSRYLGSGPTGGRDFTEKMNNISRSTTHILADYFEIIRPKTTKRDPVGTFPIQEVRAGNISANGEMMGSLRKISVRSTLAVGLEEQVIKTGDILFAHRGPVGKVAYVNDPNIQDSKVWAGQTLMIFRARRKSSAARATLYCDPKVLFMYMLTPDVQASWSRVATGDRSPAVPIGIIESFGLPDNLILPRKPKRKSSSDKLASPSSYTDIILLEFQNRQNELERLREIQIEMNDGLDRVSNAAWSKMIGQSDPPND; from the coding sequence ATGGAAATGCCTTCGGAGATCGATATCAGCAGCTTCGAAGGTCTGACGCGGCTGTTTCGTTTCGCTGTTGGGCTGAGGGAAAACGACACTGGCCATGCTTCTCTTGCGCATCTTGAGAGCCGATTTGGCCTCGCACCTTATGTTCCAGCGTTCCGCGGTGCCCTCGAAGACTTTGCCCGGCAATTGGACGGGCTGGAACACAGCCAACGTTTCAAGACAGTTTGTGACTTAATCTTTGATGCGCTTCCCGATGCTGAAAAGCTTGACGATGAACTTGCCTCGGCACTTCTTGAAATCTGCTCCGATGCAGGGGTTGTGCGTTTTTCTTTTTCGTCGGCGATCCTCCCCTGCCTCTTGCACGCACAGAAAACGCAGCAATTTCAACAGAAAGCCGGTGCAGATTGTGAGGTCCGATATGCGGGAGTGGGGCTGGACAAAGAACTCATGGCATTTGCATCGCTCTTTCTGGATCTGGGGATTTACACCGAATCTAATCCTCCATGGGACCCGGACACGGTGTTCGACAATGGTGAGCCAAATTTTGAGACACCGGATCTCGAGATTGCATTTCCACCCGCAGATTTTAGATCGGATTCTGCGAGTCATCTCGATGCGAGCGTTCGAGCATCTCAGCTGCCCCGCGCAGTTGACCGCGGAAAATACGATCTTGAGAGCGTTATGCTTGCATATCTCTGTGAGGCCGAAGGGGCTGCTCTTGTTTTCACTTCAATGAATTTTCTCTCCTCCCCAAAACAATCACGGCTTTTGGCCCGCCAACATCTTCTTGACCTATCGCGGGTTTCCCAAGTGACAGAACTAACAGTAAATGAGCGATGCCATTGCGCAATTGACCTAAGCAAAGCGGGTTATCCGAACGAGAACATTCGGATGGTGGTGACAAATATTCTGGAACATATCATCAGGCCGCCGCTGAGCCGGGGCCCCTTCCGCCCGAAGCTTGCGATGATATCAGTTGATGATATCCGGTCTGCCGGCGATGTTCTTAAACCTTCGCGCTATCTCGGATCCGGACCTACTGGCGGGCGCGATTTTACAGAAAAAATGAACAATATTTCACGATCAACGACACATATCCTGGCTGACTATTTCGAAATTATCCGACCGAAAACAACGAAAAGAGATCCGGTTGGAACATTCCCCATTCAAGAAGTCCGTGCTGGCAATATCTCGGCGAATGGAGAAATGATGGGATCATTGCGCAAAATTAGCGTGCGTTCAACTTTGGCAGTCGGTTTGGAAGAACAGGTCATTAAAACAGGTGATATCTTGTTTGCACACCGAGGGCCCGTCGGCAAAGTTGCCTATGTGAATGACCCCAATATCCAAGACTCGAAAGTGTGGGCGGGTCAAACTCTCATGATTTTTCGTGCGCGTCGAAAGAGTTCGGCAGCACGGGCGACACTGTATTGCGACCCCAAAGTTCTGTTTATGTATATGCTCACACCAGATGTCCAAGCGAGCTGGAGCAGGGTCGCCACTGGTGATCGCAGTCCCGCTGTGCCGATAGGAATAATCGAGAGTTTTGGCTTGCCGGATAACCTCATACTTCCTCGAAAACCAAAGCGGAAATCTTCGAGTGATAAGCTGGCTTCACCGAGCAGCTACACAGACATAATACTTTTGGAGTTTCAAAACAGGCAAAATGAGTTGGAAAGGCTTCGCGAAATTCAAATAGAGATGAATGATGGGTTGGATCGAGTTTCGAATGCGGCTTGGTCAAAAATGATCGGCCAAAGTGATCCCCCAAATGATTGA
- a CDS encoding Mu transposase C-terminal domain-containing protein, translating to MSFHYNFDKHDLLIYNNQPYRWLDQTEQGFRFASDDELEQVITIRHEKMLSLLDNPEVRIERGHFGRSRAAVRRNSDTEFLADLPVKKRLKAISDCELARFGQNLTLKGEMTLSDASMEAAHPELAGHMAVWAAKQKIEEKVRDKTRNVSTTQKDKAHKRKDARQIVTQFQLPSVKTWRKLIKIGVQCGFDARAFVPCHKAKGRKAQSRLSMEAMIILQKEVVKYATTLRPSKRKIASNVRDAIDVRNEERALDGLEPLTAPSERTVYRQIDSLDAYTVTCQREGVGVANRKFALNMSGLQVRFPMERLEIDEWKLDVMNLAIASGRAKDMTPEQLKALKKQRLWAVVVIDCATRCIVGLTVTQNPGVESALRAVEMTTMDKTDYAAFHGAVGLWNQCGLARTVASDNGEWFISSAFQGPVTDIGCGLLNTVAGVAMLRAAVERVFGTWSKTMMEELPGRTFGNFIEKGDYDAKGNACLTTDEITGIMTRFVVDVYHNLPHAGLGGETPARAWDRLTSTYGVDLPPDGYARRAAFGLPGKRRIGNQGITLFGIEYASPLLQTIFLSKGKTDVDVRVDPKDLGWVAIRWDDKWHPVKAKLSFLDKVHLTDWVATERAMRERFRGDADLDREMVRTALQDIRATVAAAAKRLDLGPTCLKDAEIHRHRDQLFRGMNIIGQDSDDVTGSVTKIVDILSDERTDQILDAKSQVPAAAEITTIATIADNEGGDEPEIF from the coding sequence ATGTCCTTCCACTACAATTTCGACAAGCATGATCTGCTTATCTACAATAACCAGCCTTACCGGTGGCTCGACCAAACCGAGCAAGGATTCCGCTTCGCCAGTGATGATGAGCTTGAGCAGGTTATTACCATCCGGCACGAAAAGATGTTGAGCCTTCTCGACAATCCAGAAGTGCGTATCGAGCGTGGCCATTTTGGCCGGTCCCGTGCTGCTGTCCGCCGCAATTCTGATACCGAATTTCTCGCCGATCTTCCGGTAAAGAAGCGGCTCAAGGCCATCTCTGACTGCGAACTGGCCCGGTTTGGCCAGAACCTGACCCTGAAGGGTGAGATGACCCTGAGTGATGCTAGCATGGAGGCGGCGCACCCTGAGCTGGCCGGGCATATGGCCGTCTGGGCTGCAAAACAGAAAATCGAAGAGAAGGTTCGCGACAAAACCCGCAACGTCAGCACAACGCAGAAAGACAAAGCTCACAAGCGGAAGGATGCACGACAAATCGTGACACAGTTCCAGCTTCCGTCCGTGAAGACATGGCGAAAATTGATCAAGATCGGCGTCCAGTGCGGATTCGACGCTCGCGCCTTCGTTCCCTGTCACAAGGCGAAGGGAAGAAAGGCACAGAGTCGGTTGAGCATGGAAGCTATGATCATCCTGCAAAAGGAGGTCGTTAAGTATGCAACCACTCTCCGTCCCAGCAAGCGCAAGATTGCCAGCAACGTCCGTGATGCGATCGACGTGCGCAACGAGGAGCGGGCGCTGGACGGGCTTGAGCCGTTGACCGCTCCCAGCGAGCGGACCGTTTATCGACAGATAGATTCACTGGATGCTTACACAGTCACATGCCAGCGTGAAGGTGTTGGCGTTGCCAACCGAAAGTTTGCGCTGAACATGTCTGGGCTTCAAGTCAGGTTTCCCATGGAAAGACTCGAAATCGATGAATGGAAGCTGGACGTCATGAATCTCGCAATTGCAAGTGGACGTGCCAAGGACATGACACCGGAGCAATTGAAGGCTCTCAAAAAACAGCGGCTCTGGGCCGTCGTCGTGATCGATTGCGCCACGCGATGTATCGTCGGCCTCACAGTTACGCAAAATCCAGGGGTCGAATCTGCACTTCGGGCCGTGGAAATGACAACGATGGATAAGACGGACTACGCGGCTTTCCACGGTGCTGTGGGGCTTTGGAACCAATGCGGCCTTGCGCGGACAGTAGCTTCTGACAATGGCGAATGGTTCATCTCCAGCGCATTCCAAGGCCCTGTCACCGACATCGGATGCGGTCTTCTCAACACGGTCGCAGGCGTTGCCATGCTCAGGGCCGCGGTCGAGCGGGTCTTCGGGACATGGAGCAAAACCATGATGGAAGAGCTTCCAGGACGCACCTTCGGCAATTTCATCGAGAAGGGCGATTACGATGCCAAGGGCAACGCCTGTCTGACCACAGACGAGATCACAGGTATCATGACCCGTTTCGTAGTCGACGTGTATCACAACCTGCCGCATGCAGGGCTTGGCGGGGAAACCCCGGCACGCGCCTGGGATCGATTGACCTCAACCTACGGCGTGGATCTTCCGCCGGATGGTTACGCACGTCGCGCTGCATTCGGGCTGCCCGGCAAGCGTCGTATCGGGAACCAAGGTATCACGTTGTTCGGTATCGAATATGCCAGCCCGCTTTTGCAAACCATCTTCCTTTCCAAAGGGAAAACTGATGTCGATGTGCGCGTCGACCCGAAAGATCTTGGGTGGGTGGCCATACGATGGGACGACAAGTGGCACCCTGTGAAAGCGAAACTGAGCTTTCTCGACAAGGTTCATCTGACAGACTGGGTCGCCACAGAGCGCGCCATGCGTGAACGTTTCCGGGGAGATGCTGATTTGGATCGCGAAATGGTCCGCACTGCTCTTCAAGACATCCGTGCAACGGTGGCAGCGGCTGCCAAGCGGCTCGATCTTGGACCCACATGTCTGAAAGATGCGGAAATCCACCGCCATCGTGACCAGCTTTTCAGAGGCATGAACATCATAGGGCAAGACAGCGATGATGTGACAGGTTCTGTGACCAAGATTGTCGACATCCTCTCCGATGAGCGCACGGATCAGATCTTGGACGCGAAGAGCCAAGTCCCTGCAGCCGCAGAGATAACAACTATTGCAACCATTGCCGACAATGAAGGCGGTGATGAGCCGGAGATATTCTGA
- a CDS encoding enoyl-ACP reductase translates to MTQTSSDLPTATLPMQGKRGLIMGVANDRSIAWGIARAMHAAGAELAFSYQGEAFGKRLEPLAASVGSDFMVDMDVTDDASLDAGFDALAKRWPKIDFVVHAIAFSDKSELTGRILNTSRANFKHSLDISCYSFIDVARRAHPMMVENGGTLLTLTYQGSNRVVPSYNVMGVAKAALESATRYLANDLGPDGIRVNAISPGPMKTLAGAAIGGARRTFKHTDMNAPLRANATLEAIGGTAVYLASDAGACTTGEIIRVDGGYHVLGMPQADNL, encoded by the coding sequence ATGACACAGACATCTTCGGACTTGCCGACCGCCACCTTGCCGATGCAGGGCAAGCGCGGGCTTATCATGGGCGTCGCCAACGACCGCTCGATCGCGTGGGGCATCGCACGCGCGATGCACGCGGCGGGTGCCGAACTGGCCTTTAGTTATCAGGGCGAAGCGTTCGGTAAGCGGCTGGAGCCATTGGCGGCATCAGTTGGGTCCGATTTCATGGTCGATATGGACGTAACCGACGATGCGTCACTCGACGCCGGTTTCGACGCGCTGGCAAAGCGCTGGCCGAAGATTGACTTCGTCGTGCATGCCATTGCTTTTTCAGATAAATCCGAGTTGACGGGCCGCATCCTGAATACCAGCCGCGCGAATTTCAAACACTCTCTCGATATCTCTTGCTATAGCTTTATCGACGTGGCGCGGCGTGCGCACCCGATGATGGTGGAAAATGGTGGCACCCTGCTGACGCTGACTTATCAGGGCAGCAACCGCGTCGTTCCCAGCTATAATGTGATGGGTGTGGCCAAGGCGGCGCTGGAGAGCGCGACGCGTTACCTTGCCAATGATCTCGGACCCGACGGGATCCGCGTCAATGCCATCTCGCCTGGTCCGATGAAGACACTGGCAGGCGCGGCCATCGGCGGTGCGCGGCGCACCTTCAAGCATACAGACATGAACGCGCCGCTGCGCGCCAATGCAACGCTGGAGGCGATTGGCGGCACGGCTGTATACCTCGCCTCGGATGCAGGCGCCTGTACGACAGGTGAAATTATCCGCGTCGATGGTGGCTATCACGTGCTGGGAATGCCGCAGGCCGACAACCTCTGA